In the Populus trichocarpa isolate Nisqually-1 chromosome 1, P.trichocarpa_v4.1, whole genome shotgun sequence genome, one interval contains:
- the LOC7470586 gene encoding protein OXIDATIVE STRESS 3: protein MGEGQEKRLQSPCTARRNDDSYEKHKDQWVNMEGGGGGEDDSYNTSSLDNSSTTNGSTTSSLDMVDDACSSSNSNGPLFELSELLSHLPIKRGLSKYYQGKSQSFTSLSRVASIEDLAKNETRNRRKGKASKSYLNGLDLHKSYTLPKPIIAKKVSRGSMPSLCFPGRRGSFLNSARPPPIPLHKKF, encoded by the exons ATGGGTGAAGGTCAAGAAAAAAGGCTCCAATCTCCATGTACGGCACGAAGAAATGATGATAGCTATGAAAAACATAAGGATCAATGGGTGAACAtggaaggtggtggtggtggtgaggaTGATTCCTACAACACATCTTCCCTAGATAATTCAAGTACTACTAATGGATCAACAACTTCTTCATTAGATATGGTGGATGATGCATGTTCATCCTCAAACTCTAATGGTCCTTTGTTTGAATTATCTGAGCTCCTGTCCCATCTGCCCATCAA GCGAGGATTATCTAAATATTATCAAGGCAAGTCCCAGTCTTTTACATCTCTATCTAGGGTAGCAAGCATTGAAGATCTTGCAAAGAACGAAACGCGTAATAGAAGGAAAGGGAAGGCATCTAAGAGTTATTTGAATGGTTTGGATCTTCACAAATCATACACACTTCCTAAGCCCATCATAGCGAAGAAGGTATCAAGAGGTTCTATGCCATCTTTATGTTTTCCAGGTAGAAGAGGCAGTTTCTTAAATAGTGCTAGGCCGCCTCCAATTCCACTGCACAAGAAGTTCTGA